The Corvus hawaiiensis isolate bCorHaw1 chromosome 2, bCorHaw1.pri.cur, whole genome shotgun sequence genome includes a window with the following:
- the LOC125322007 gene encoding C->U-editing enzyme APOBEC-1-like, producing MSRRKPRGMYVSEMALREHFDPCKYPKKTYLLCKLQWANSGSIWTHWVRNDNDKDNDNDSHAEEYFLEEVFELRSSNICYITWYLSWSPCMTCCYIIRDFLESHPNVNIEIHVARLYKTRWAGTRSGLRELARLRGRVTIDVMEIEDYRYCWKTFIQKGDDNFLPVNFQPALNRNRRRLKNILKGLHL from the exons ATGTCCAGGAGAAAGCCGAGAGG CATGTATGTATCTGAGATGGCATTAAGAGAACATTTTGATCCCTGCAAATATCCAAAGAAGACATACCTACTATGCAAGCTGCAGTGGGCTAATAGTGGCTCGATTTGGACACACTGGGTCAGAAATGACAATGATAAGGATAATGATAATGATAGCCATGCAGAAGAGTACTTCCTGGAGGAAGTCTTCGAGCTGAGAAGTTCCAATATCTGTTACATCACCTGGTACCTGTCCTGGAGCCCCTGCATGACGTGCTGCTATATAATCCGGGATTTCCTGGAGAGCCACCCCAATGTGAACATAGAAATACACGTGGCACGGCTCTACAAAACACGCTGGGCAGGAACACGCAGTGGCCTGAGGGAACTTGCCCGCTTGCGAGGCAGAGTAACCATTGATGTCATGGAAATCGAAG ACTATAGGTACTGTTGGAAGACCTTTATACAAAAAGGTGATGATAATTTCTTGCCTGTGAACTTTCAACCAGCCTTAAATAGAAATCGTCGGAGGCTCAAAAATATCCTTAAG GGGCTTCATttatag